A genomic window from Phoenix dactylifera cultivar Barhee BC4 chromosome 7, palm_55x_up_171113_PBpolish2nd_filt_p, whole genome shotgun sequence includes:
- the LOC103710486 gene encoding RING-H2 finger protein ATL13-like, producing MGMGLHESIESGDLLSPVPLPSPYLQPPPASPVPRSNLDNKISPSILLIIVILAVIFFISGLLHLLIRYLLRRTDRDPEDMDNVTALQGQLQQLFHLHDAGVDQSFIDTLPVFPYKAIIGLKDPFDCAVCLCEFEADDKLRLLPKCSHAFHMECIDTWLLSHSTCPLCRRSLLPDLSPNNSCSPIVLVLESGNENSREIAPERGDPGSHAHLGFLGEDDLGPSLNDASHKPGEVGAKEEAVVSVLENSEAKVVPVKLGKFRNVDINGGEGEGGSSSSVSSNLDQRRCFSMGSYEYVMDECSVLQVAIKPPKKRLAAEKRGHRLAMSECDIHSRREEFKGFEPSRSVESGSHGANTSSSANLNKRESFSVSKTWLRSKKDRPGAEDCSRRALSFRLPLHRGASDESKMKRSTSPVTVSEFSVSGWENSGSELDFDVEVGSWNNSMRSRTDEAASLARRTLLWIVGRQNKVRNHL from the coding sequence ATGGGCATGGGGTTGCATGAAAGCATCGAATCTGGGGACTTACTTTCTCCAGTCCCACTTCCATCGCCATACCTTCAACCCCCACCAGCTTCTCCTGTTCCACGGAGCAATTTAGATAACAAGATCAGTCCTAGCATCCTTCTTATAATTGTCATCCTAGcagtcatcttcttcatctcgggGCTGCTCCACCTCCTTATTAGATACCTCCTGAGACGCACCGACAGGGACCCGGAGGACATGGACAATGTCACAGCCCTCCAAGGCCAGCTCCAGCAGCTGTTCCACCTCCATGACGCTGGGGTGGACCAGTCCTTCATCGACACCCTCCCAGTGTTCCCCTACAAGGCCATCATCGGCCTTAAGGACCCCTTTGACTGTGCTGTGTGCCTCTGCGAGTTTGAGGCCGATGACAAGCTCAGGTTGCTCCCAAAGTGCAGCCATGCCTTCCATATGGAGTGCATCGATACCTGGCTACTGTCCCACTCCACTTGTCCTCTTTGTCGAAGGAGCCTCCTCCCTGACCTCTCCCCCAACAACAGTTGCAGCCCTATAGTCCTTGTTCTCGAGTCCGGGAATGAGAACTCGAGGGAGATAGCTCCTGAAAGAGGGGATCCTGGGAGTCATGCCCATCTTGGTTTCCTCGGAGAAGATGACTTGGGGCCTTCTTTGAATGATGCGTCTCATAAGCCAGGGGaagttggagccaaggaagaggcGGTTGTATCTGTCTTGGAGAATTCAGAGGCCAAGGTGGTTCCGGTGAAGCTCGGGAAGTTTCGAAATGTGGATATCAATGGTGGCGAGGGTGAAGGTGGTAGTAGCAGCAGTGTCAGTAGTAATTTGGATCAAAGGAGGTGTTTTTCCATGGGTTCCTACGAGTATGTGATGGATGAGTGCTCTGTACTTCAAGTGGCCATCAAGCCACCCAAGAAGAGGCTCGCAGCCGAGAAGCGGGGGCACCGGCTCGCGATGTCGGAATGTGATATCCATTCAAGGAGAGAGGAGTTCAAAGGATTCGAACCATCTAGGAGTGTGGAATCTGGAAGTCATGGTGCTAATACTAGTAGCAGTGCCAATTTGAACAAGAGAGAGAGCTTCTCTGTTTCCAAGACATGGCTGCGATCGAAGAAAGATAGGCCGGGCGCCGAAGATTGTTCAAGGCGGGCTCTTTCATTCCGATTGCCATTGCATCGGGGTGCGAGTGATGAATCTAAGATGAAGAGAAGCACCAGCCCGGTTACAGTGTCGGAATTCAGTGTTTCAGGTTGGGAGAATAGTGGGAGTGAATTGGATTTTGATGTGGAGGTGGGAAGCTGGAACAATAGTATGAGGTCTCGGACAGATGAAGCAGCTTCATTAGCGCGGAGGACGCTGCTTTGGATAGTGGGGAGGCAGAACAAGGTGCGAAACCATCTCTGA